Proteins from one Ahaetulla prasina isolate Xishuangbanna chromosome 2, ASM2864084v1, whole genome shotgun sequence genomic window:
- the LOC131190738 gene encoding uncharacterized protein K02A2.6-like has protein sequence LLWGDRVVIPEKLREKVLDLLHEGHPGIVRMKGLARSYVWWPLMDSEIAERVGKCQACQESRPLPPTAPVREWEKPQGPWSRIHIDFAGPFHGQTFLVVVDAFSKWLEIILMRSMTAEAVIAALRHLFATHGLPDTLVSDNGPQFTATQFEEYLADEGIRHALSAPFHPASNGLAERSVRSAKEALSRLKPGDWQTKIDFFLAVQHRTPSTATGRSPAELLMGRKLRCPLDRLNPHYTPEGYKGELEKTREMSIGIPDFTKREKIGGTT, from the exons ctgctatggggcgatcgcgtggtgatcccggagaaattgagggaaaaggtattggacctcctccacgagggtcacccagggatcgtaaggatgaaagggctagctagaagctatgtttggtggccactaatggactcagaaattgctgagagggtagggaaatgccaggcgtgccaagagtccagacctcttcccccaacggccccagtcagggaatgggaaaaaccccaagggccctggtcgagaatccacattgattttgctggccctttccacggccaaactttcctagtggtagtcgacgctttctctaaatggttggaaatcatcctcatgagatccatgacagccgaggcagtaatcgcagccctgcggcacctattcgcaacccacgggttgcctgacaccctcgtatccgacaacggcccgcaattcacggcaacccagtttgaggaatacctggcagacgaaggcatccgacatgccctctctgcacctttccaccctgcgtcgaatggccttgcagagcgttccgtccggagcgctaaggaggcattgtccagactcaagccaggcgactggcaaacaaagatagatttcttcctggccgttcagcatagaacccccagcactgctacaggcagaagccccgccgaattattgatgggacggaaactccggtgcccactggaccggttaaatccccattacacaccagagggttacaagggggaactggaaaaaacgagagaaatgagcatagg GATTCCagacttcacaaagagggagaaAATCGGTGGTACCACGTGA